The genomic interval ACCTGGTTTGTTCCACCACAGGTCCAGAGAGTCTGAATGGAGGTGTTTTTTAAAAGCAGTCCTCCTAAGATCAGAACCTCCAGTAAAATCAGTCTGAATGTTCTGCAGATGTTCAGATTTGAGACTCTTGCTGTTCAAGTACAGAAACACTCATCAGAACCTCCTGTGCCGGAGGTGATTGCTGTCTGCAGAACATCTGATCTCCTGACAGCTTCATGTTCCTCTGCCTTCAGGGAGGAAACGACTACGAGATCTTCAGCGACCCTCGGACCGTCGGCCATGAAGTGTCGTGTCCTGAAGACACGCTGCAGCTCTGCGAGGAGCTTTTCTTCTCCTAAGAGCGAAGCTGGAGTTCCTCTCGCTGCAGCATCTGGTCCCTTTTCTAACAAACACTGAGGAGAACACTGAGCAGAACCATGGACCGTGGGGCCGGACAGCACCAGCTGGGAACCGTTCTACACGTCATCTGGAGTTTGGGAGGTGAACCAAAGGTGCACGTGTGTTCACTGTAAACTAAGGAGCTGTTACCGGTTCCTGAGGCACTTTAATGTAACAAACTTTATTCTGTAAAATCTGTCaaccaaataaaaagagaacgATGCATAAACTGAGTGTTTGAAAAATGATTTGGCagctttgttttcctggtttctTCTCCAGCGCATCCAGATGTCTCCAAGCCCAGAAGGTTCAGAGTGCCTCCACAAAAAGTCACTGAAGTGTGAATCAGCATTTCTGAAAGTTTTTAAGGAAAAGTTTTTTTGTATCaagtataatttaaaataaaggagCAGGTCTGCTAAAGTTCACAAGAAAAACTAGAAACatgaaaagaatgaaagaaatgtgaatttaaaatgattaaaaagccGAGGCTGATCGTTGTTAGGATGGATGTGACGAGGCATCCAGGTTCCTTTAAATGAGCTCTGATCTTCGAGGAGAACAACCAGAGTCAAGAGAGTTGTTCCTGAAAGGAATTTTTTctggaaaaatatgaaatatttgaaTGGATCTGGAGGCAGAAATGTGGAGTTTTACCCTGAGGGAGCCGTTTATTCTCTGTGGAGAACTTTTATCTGTGTCCCCAggtctgctgctgcagctccacCAACATCATGCAACTTCAACTCGAATCTACTAATTGGCCAACAGGGATCAGGTTCTGGTGGTTTAGGAGGATCCAATAGGTTTTTTCCAGCCACTCTGGATTATTAACCGGAAGTTTTTCCCATCAATTAATTACCTTTAGATCAAGATCACTACTTTTAGAGCATTTATTGATCGTTCACATCAATGATACACAACGCTGACTGTACAAACACGCCACAGAGTACAGATTCTGAAGAAGAGGAGATCCCAGGTCttcttctctaatgttctcaGAGACGTttgaaaagacagaaacaaactACTGCATCTGATTCAACTCCAGATTATCCAATGGTTTTATGTTCAGcttttaatctgaaaacatAGATCTGTAGACAGAATCGGCTTGGGTCGGACCAGAAGTCCTTCACCCGGGAGCTCCTCGACCTGCTCCATGTCTGCATCAGAATGTGAAAAACGTCTCggatttaaaaacaatacaaacatcAGGAAACCATAAACAAGCAGACAAGCTGCAGTGACATACTGTGTTCCAGATCTTCACTAGTCAACTTTCTTCTTGTCATCTTTGAGATGAACGAACACTTGAAGAAGGTTAATTACACTCTGGTGGTTAGAAGAGGCCCACTTCATCTTGTGATCTGGGCTCTAAAGTCTCCCATCCAGAGGGATGGATGGAACCTGGAACCTGAGGGAATTCCTGAACCGGATCGTCCAGGAAGTTGAGGGAAAACTCGACCCTGGCGTTCAGGTTTGTTTCAGAAATTCAACTTAAATCTGTTGCCATGGAGACTTGTCTACATATAAACACATTCAACTCACTTCACATTGGAAAGAAATGATGACATCAACATGTTCACACTCAGGTATGTTTGTTTCCTACCTTCCTCATCGAGCCCGCAGCATGACACCGGTCTGCCCTACAGTGCATctatttaaaacagtaaaacaatttaaatctgCATCTAGAAATAAAACAGCAGCCTGTAtggaaagtaaacaaaaactggATGAGTTTATCTGAGGGATAAAATTCATCTGGTTTTCTCTCTTAGGAACCAGATCCAGTAGTCCGGCTCTGTCCAGTGAACCATTAAATAAGACTGAGTTCCCTTTATTCCTGACAGGCAGCAGCAGGGGCAACCTCACTCCAGCTCCGGGTCCTTGCTGTCGTCCCCACCACAGGACGAGCGGCTGCTGAGGTCGGCCACGCCCGACTCCAGGTCGCTGCAGGCCGAAACGTCCTCCACATCCGGACTCCTCAGCTGCTGCCCCAACAGCCCAGAGAAGGCGGAGTCTGCTCTCTGAGCCCTCTGATTGGCCAGCTCAGAGGAGCACAGGTGACTGTTCTGAAGTTCAGAGCTGGTGACTGCTTCAGAGTAGGATGTGGGCGGGTCCGGCCCGCTGTGTCTGTGCGGCAGACGGCTACTTCTCCTCCACGGAGCCTCCATCTTCTCCCACATGATTGGTTTCCCTGTGAGAACCGTGATCCTCTGGGGAGAGAACCACACAGAGGTTCTTTAATCAGATGAGAGAACCTCACAAAGTTCTTTAAAACCAgaatcagtttgtgtgtttgagcGATTCAGGCCATCAGAATATTAGATGCCATCGCCTCTAATGACCCGACATGATGTCATCTATGAGCTTTGCAGATAATTACACACCGAAGATGCAATGAGCCAATAGAAGAATGAACTTGATGGAAGTGCTAATGCATTGTGGGAGTGTGTTTCGGTACCTCGAAAGTTCCCACGGTTTGAGCTTATAACTGGTGTTTTCTCAGTCTCTGCTTAATCAATTAAAACGTGATGAAGAGGCTTCAGGACTGACAGGATCGTCTACTAATAACCTCTAAATGCTCTAACAAAggcttttaaataaagaaataaatgcagGTTTGGAAATAGAGGGAAAGGGTTTTGTTTCCAGGGAGAAACTGTGGATAAACCACCTTCTCTGTTATGAAGGAACGTCTGAAGAACCTTTAAGATGAGTTCTCAGCTCAGTGTTTGTATCAGAGAACATTTACAGGATGTTAACAGCTTTAATCTAAACAACATGTCAGCACCTGTTTGTGTGTGGTGCTGATCCAAATCCAGCGGGTGTGTTCTGATTGTTGCTCACGTTGGACCTCCCTGTTCTGTATCCATCAAACCAAATCTCTAGAGTTCACAGTGTCCTAGTtaaaggtgtgtttgtgtgctgtaTGCCTTGTTTGGAGTGGTGGGCGGTTCCTCCAGCCGGTACCTCCTGGTGATTGGTCAGCTCCTCCTCCAGCCGATGGGACTCCTCCCTTAcggcagacaggaagtcagcagGTGACTGTCGGGGAGGCGTCGACTTCTCCACGTGGTTGTAGAGGCCCTTCCACATCCTGGAGACAAACATCATTTGAAGCTTTACATCTGCTGGTCAGCTGGGAATGTTTTAAAGGACAATTCTGGTTAATTTTAGTGTAGGAACAGCATCATATCCTGGTCTCCTGGTTAAAGGAGTCAATCTGCTGCGTCCTTCCAGCTCCTCATACCAACTGGTTCCACAGCAGCCAGACAAACAAATCAACCACAGCAACAGAAATGTCAAATAAACTCActgagtgtttgttttattcatcaaACTTAAGTTTCTTTTTAGTCACACTGATAAACATTAAAAGGATCCAGAACCAGTTCTGATAAACTAGATGAATCCATCAGCGGGTCCCCAGAGAATGCTGCAGTTCCTCACTTGAAGCAGTAGGGGGTGGTGTTGGGCCTCAGGATGCCCTGACTCTGGCTCAGCTCGGCCTTATAAAGTGGGTTGGAGAACTGGGACCGGTCCTTCCAGAGCTGAGGCCACACAGAGTGACTGCGCTCACGAAGCCTGCAGACCACCAACAGAAACATCATGAACATGAACCTGGACAGATGTGGTCCTCCTGTGTGGACCTGCGGATGCGACATCTGTACCTCATGACCCGGCGCTCCTTCTCACAGTTTCCCAGGAAGGTCCCGTACTGGCAGGAGTACACGTGTGTGTGGACGGCGATGAGGAAGCGCTCGTTGAACTCAAAGGCACATGGGAACTGCTCCGAGAGCTGCCACACACACTCCAGGAACTGGTCTATGACGGGAGAAACCTCTCTGGGATCTCCATCCAGGTGAGCGTACCTGCAGAGGGGAACGGTTCTGATGACTGTCCAGTCAAGAACAAACTGAGAACAACTCAGAAATCTGCGTGCTGACAGAAGAGGCTGTTAAAGTCTTAATCCAGTCAGCCAAGAGAGGATTAACCCAGATTATAAACCAGTGAAGCATGATGGTTGATGTTTAACAGGAACCACCTGATCCAGTCACACTGACCTGTGGGAGAACTTGTGCCCAAAAGAAACCCAGTCCCGCTCTATCAGCAcctggaggagaaggaggaggattTCAGCCAGTTGACAACAGGACCTAATTTCTGATCACAGGAACGTGTGTTACCATGAATCCTTGGATGGTTCTGTAGAACGGGTCCAGCAGGATACTGGCCACAGAACAGGCCTGGGCCGTCCTGTCCCATCCGTCTGAGCAGTGAACCAGAACGCTGACACCTTCATCAGCCACCGcctggacagagagaaaggCGGCTGCagtcagaaccaggtcaaactgGGTTACAGAACCAAGCTCAGAGCCgcagacctctacacatttttcAGGTCAAGATTCTCCAGACGAAAGTTTCCAGCTGAGTATAAAAACTACggctcagaatcagaatcagctttattgccaagttcatacatacaacaaacaaggaatttgactccggtccACTTTGATATATTCTGTATaaatctttatgtccttaaaaacatatacacaatatacacaatatacacaatatacacaatatacacaatatacacaatatacacaatatacacaatatacacaatatacacaatatacacaatataaatgttcaacagagaaacagcctgggggaagaaactgtgctctgtagcgccacctgaaggtaaaactctaaacagtttgtgtgcaggatgtgtggggtctgcagagagtTTTCTGAATGAATTCATGGCAGATGTTTCTGCAGTAATCAGGCTTTGAACATGAAACCTGGAAAATCTTGAGACTGAGAGAAGAAACTGAAACTTCTTCTCCAAACATCTAAAACTCTGATTGGAAGCAGAACTTCGGAGAACATCAGGTTTctagtcttgccacagattctaagGTGGATTTAGGTCTGCACTTTAACTAGGCCCTTCTAACTCttatatgtttagggtggttgtcctgttGGAGGTGAAGCTTCACCctagtcttctgcagcctctaacaggttttcttccagggttgtcctggatttagctccatccatcttccctgtcctgcagcatgatactgccaccaccctgTATGACGGTGGAGATGTTGTGtccaggatgatgtgcagtgtccGTTTTCTTCCACCCAATGTCAAgtggacctccatgtcttggtaggtctgcaggtggtccatcctctctccacgttcagatgatggattgaacagatctctgggagatgttcaaagcctggcatattgttgtag from Girardinichthys multiradiatus isolate DD_20200921_A chromosome 5, DD_fGirMul_XY1, whole genome shotgun sequence carries:
- the mtmr7b gene encoding myotubularin-related protein 7b isoform X1, which produces MLVMMEHIRTPKVENVRLLDRSSGQRKASVGTLYLSATHTIFIENNPETRKETWVLHSMVCSVERPPATPSGSQLILRCKDFRVFQVLIPQERAFLDVHASLVRLSRPEKYSELYCLSFNPNVNKEEREESWNFIDLQADYKRMGVPNNLWVSTVANSEYRVCDTYPTELFVPRTATPAVIVGSSRFRSRGRFPALSYFHQDTLAAVCRCSQPLSGFSGRCQEDEMMLQAVMKSNPGSDFIYVVDTRPKLNAMANKAAGKGYENEDHYNNIKLHFIGIENIHVMRSSQQKIIDVGEMRAPTMTDFLWGLENSGWLKHIKAVLDAGLFIAKAVADEGVSVLVHCSDGWDRTAQACSVASILLDPFYRTIQGFMVLIERDWVSFGHKFSHRYAHLDGDPREVSPVIDQFLECVWQLSEQFPCAFEFNERFLIAVHTHVYSCQYGTFLGNCEKERRVMRLRERSHSVWPQLWKDRSQFSNPLYKAELSQSQGILRPNTTPYCFKMWKGLYNHVEKSTPPRQSPADFLSAVREESHRLEEELTNHQERITVLTGKPIMWEKMEAPWRRSSRLPHRHSGPDPPTSYSEAVTSSELQNSHLCSSELANQRAQRADSAFSGLLGQQLRSPDVEDVSACSDLESGVADLSSRSSCGGDDSKDPELE